The following is a genomic window from Paenibacillus thiaminolyticus.
ACATGCTGCCTGCCGCCCAGACCAAAGACAAGGATGCGGTCTCGCCGGAGCAAGTAAAGGATATCATTCTCGAATTGAAGAAGGAATATGAATATATTATTATCGACTGCCCTGCCGGCATCGAACAAGGCTTCAAAAACGCCATCGCCGGTGCAGACCGCGCGATTGTCGTTACGACACCGGAGAATGCGGCTGTGCGTGATGCCGATCGCATTATCGGTCTGCTGGAAAATGCGAATGTCGGCTCGCCGAAGCTAATCGTGAACCGCATCCGCTCCAGCATGGTGAAGAGCGGGGAGATGCTGGATCTGGACGATATTTTGCAGGTGCTAAATATCGAACTTCTCGGGATCGTGCCGGACGATGAGCTCGTCATTCGGGCCGCGAATGCAGGGGAGCCGACGGTGATGAACCCGGATTCCCGCGCAGCGGTTGCTTACCGCAATATCGCCCGGCGCATTCTTGGGGATACGGTTCCGTTGATGCCGCTTGATCAGAAG
Proteins encoded in this region:
- the minD gene encoding septum site-determining protein MinD encodes the protein MGEAIVVTSGKGGVGKTTTSANLGTALALLGKKVCMVDTDIGLRNLDVVMGLENRIIYDICDVADGRCRLNQALVKDKRFDELYMLPAAQTKDKDAVSPEQVKDIILELKKEYEYIIIDCPAGIEQGFKNAIAGADRAIVVTTPENAAVRDADRIIGLLENANVGSPKLIVNRIRSSMVKSGEMLDLDDILQVLNIELLGIVPDDELVIRAANAGEPTVMNPDSRAAVAYRNIARRILGDTVPLMPLDQKKGVLTRMKKFFGMG